The genomic DNA TTTGAAGTTAACATTAACAAAATCAATACTGCACAAGAAGGAACAATTGTTAGCTGTGTTAACTGTGGATTATGTGCTGAAACATCTGAAAACGGATCAATGGTTAGGATTGACGGTAAACAAAGATATGATCCAACTAAGGATGTTGCAGATGTAGCTAAAAGTCATGAAAATTCAATTGAAATATGTCCAGTTTCTACTCTTAAAGAGGATTGCGGAATGGTTGTTTTTGATGAAGTTACAGGCATTGAGCATCCGACTTTGAAAGGATTTTGTGTAAGCTGCGGTTTATGTGTTCAGGTATGTGATGTAACTCATGCGAGACAGTTCAAAGTGGATGTCTGGGACGGCTATATCTCCGATGACTGCATTTCCTGTGGAACTTGTGTTAATGTATGTCCTGAGGATGCAATGAGTCTTCATAGGGGAGATGTTTCAGTAGACTTGGACAAATGTATTTTATGTGGTAAATGTGCTGTTTACTGTCCTGTTGATGCGATTCCAAGAACCACTATGGATAAAAAATTCATTGTAGGTGGATTCAATGCTATTGATCAAAGAACATGTATCAAATGTGGTTTATGTTATAAAGCATGTCATTATGATGCTATTGAAGAAAATAACGGCTGCTTTGAAGTTAATGAGGAAAACTGTACTTATTGCAGCGCATGTGTAAATGCATGTCCTGCTAATTCATTTATCTTTGAGAGAAAATTTAAAGATTCCACAGAGGGGATTTAAATGAAGGATTTACTTAAAATAGCTTTAGATGGAGCATTCACTAACTTTAAGAGAATATTTTTTGCAGCTGATAGGGTAACTGACATGGAGTTGCGTAGGCAGATAGCTACAGGAAATGTTGTTCAAGAGGAAACATTAGACACAGATGCATGTATCGGATGTGGGGGTTGTGCTAACGTCTGTCCAACTGATGCTATTGAAATGAAGGCTTTGGCAACACCGGTTTCATTAACTGATGACTGGGTCAAAACAGAAATTCCAGAAATCGATTCTTTAAAATGCATCGTTTGTTATTATTGTCATGATTTCTGTCCGGTTTATGCATTGTTTGGTCTTAAGGGTACCATTCATCCAAATTCAGTTGGAGAACAGCATATTGAAGTTTCAGATTTGATTGATAAACCTATTAAGATATCTGAAGATAAGCTTAAAGTCATTTCTAAATATTTGTCAGATAAAACTATTGTTAAAAATAAAAAGGAATAAAGGGAGGATTATATGGGAATTAAATCATTTGCAAGGAAAAGAGCAATACATCTCATGTTGGTTTATACTGGGGGATGTAATGGTTGTGATATTGAGATTGTAAATTCTGTTTTATCACCAAAATTTGATGCAGAACAATATAAGGTTTTTTTAACATGGAATCCTCGTGAAGCTGATGTATTGGTAGTTACAGGTCCAGTAACAACTTTAAACAGAAAACCTTTAGAGGCAATTTATGAAGCTATTCCTGACCCAAAAATTGTAATAGCTGCTGGTGGTTGTGCATTGATGGGTGGAGTCTATAAAAATATTCATGGAGATATCCCTTCCGAAGAGATTGAAGGGCCTGTAGACAATATCATTCCTGTTGATGCAAAGGTTCCGGGTTGTGCTGTAAGGCCACAAGACGTTTTGTCAGGTTTGGTATCAGTTTTACCAAAATTATTGGAGCAAGATTAATTTAAGGGAGGTTAAAAATGGAAGAAAAAATACCAAATAGTAAGGTTATTGAAACAGAAATTCCATTGGGTACTGTTCATCCTGCAGCTTTGGAACCCTATAGGGTAAGATTATTTGTTGAAGATGAAATAGTTCGCGAAGCTGAAATTACCATTGGTGTAAACCATAGGGGTGTTGAAAGAATAATGGAAGGTTTGCCTGTTGAGAAGGCAAATGCACTTACTGAGAAAATTTGTGGAATCTGTTCTAATGCACATATATGGAACTCCTGTAGGACTGGGGAAATAGGCATAGGTATTGAAGTTCCAGAGAGAGCTCAATATATTCGTGTACTTATGGGCGAACTTGAACGTTTGCACAGCCACTTCCTTTATTTGGCTCATGGTTGTGAAGTACTGTCTCACGAAACATTTTCCATGAGGGTGTTCTACTTAAGGGAAACCGTAATGGAACTCTTGAACATGATTGGGGGAAACAGGGTTCAATATGGTTGTTCCGTTCTTGGAGGAGTGCGTCCTAGATGTGATTTGGATGACAATAGAATCAGAAGGGTTATTGAAGGAATGGATGCAATTGAAGCAGGACTTACTGATTTTGTTAAAAGATTCACATCAGACAATATCATAATGAGTAGGATTACAGGAATAGGAGTGCTTCCACAAAAGCAAGCTTTAAAATTAGCTGTTACAGGACCTTCCCTTAGGGCGACTGGAGTTCCAAACGACTTAAGGACTCGTATGATTGAATATGAGCCTTTCGACTTTAATGTAATAACTCAGCCAGATGGCGATGTAAAATCTAACCTAATAATGAGGGCATTGGAATCATTTGAATCCATCAAAATCATTAGGCAAGTGATTGAAGGTTTGCCTGAAGGTAAAGTTGTCAATCATGACTGGGATATGATTGACACAGACATTATAGATAGCTATATTGAAGTTCCAAGAGGTACATTATATCATTCCTATGCTTTGGAAAAAGGAAAAGTAAGGCATTCCGTTATCAGAACTCCATCAATGGCGAATATTGGTGCAATGCAATATGCATGTATCGGCGATCAAATAACTGATGCTCAATTATGTATTGTTCAATGCGACCCTTGTTTTACATGTACTGATAGGGCAATAGAAATAATTAGGAGATAGAAAATGACAATCGAAACAATTTTATTTGCTATCATTGCAGTAATAATTACTGTGCTTGTATGTTTTGTTGTAAGTACATTTTTGCCGGGTGTTGAAAGAAAGTATGTTCATGCAAGAATTCAGCAAAGGATAGGGCCTCCAGTAACATCTCCTGGGATAATGGCTCCAATTAAGTTTGCATTTAAGGAAAACGTTAAAATTTCCTCTCCTGTTCCAGGATTATATAAGGCATTGCCTATTGTATGCTTTATAGTTATTTTAGTTATTTTAATAGCAATTACACCACAAGCATTTTATATTCCTGCTTTATCCAGTTTAATAGCTATCATTGGATTGCTTAAGGTTGAAGAAATTTGCTATGTGTTGATGGGAGCATTGTCCAAGTCTGTAATGTCTGTTAGAATGCCTTTCCCTGATGTTGTAAAGGGAGCTGTAAATCCTGATGTTACAAGGTCATTTATTGAAGATTTAAGTGCTAAAAGATCATTGAGAATGATTACTTACGGTTCATTTCCATTGTATTTGGCATTATTTGGTCCTGTAGCTCAATCCGGAACAATTTTCATAAGTGGAATTGTCGCATATCAACAAGCTCACGGTCCTTATTTGTTCACAATATCAGGTATGATTGCCGCAGTAGTGTTCTTCATTGGATACATGGTTGTCTTAAACGAATATCCATTTTCATTCATCAAGGCAAAATCTGATGTTATTGAAGGGCCATACATGGAATATGCAGCTAAGTATAGAGGTATTGTCTACATTTCAAGAGGATTTTTAATGTTTGTACTTGCAGCATTATTCTCAGTGCTTTTCATTGGAATTCCAACAACCATCTTGTCATGGAGTATAATTTTAAACATAATTGTAGCTTTAATCTTCGTATTGGCTATGGGAATATTTTCAGCATTCTCACCAGTATTTACAAACAGGCAATTGTTGCCAGTATCTATTGCAACAAGCTTGCTTGGAGTTTTAGCTATTGCACTTGGA from Methanobrevibacter sp. includes the following:
- a CDS encoding 4Fe-4S binding protein; translation: MFLSTNTCDGIGECIKQCPTKAIKLIGGKAFSCLTCGACYKNCPNDAIFINSYGGYVVDKTKCNACGICMYNCPTNNISIIDGTVYGICSRCGVCVDACPTHSRIDGFEANEEKQMDFIKSLNVSLPTYKKPEKSSKKEVTRGYFGTNFDDCIFCGRCEDYCPTEAIVVKNEREEGICTECRLCVDACPNGSINKHLIVNHGTCTLCLNCVDACPHDAISVGDFEVNINKINTAQEGTIVSCVNCGLCAETSENGSMVRIDGKQRYDPTKDVADVAKSHENSIEICPVSTLKEDCGMVVFDEVTGIEHPTLKGFCVSCGLCVQVCDVTHARQFKVDVWDGYISDDCISCGTCVNVCPEDAMSLHRGDVSVDLDKCILCGKCAVYCPVDAIPRTTMDKKFIVGGFNAIDQRTCIKCGLCYKACHYDAIEENNGCFEVNEENCTYCSACVNACPANSFIFERKFKDSTEGI
- a CDS encoding 4Fe-4S binding protein; protein product: MKDLLKIALDGAFTNFKRIFFAADRVTDMELRRQIATGNVVQEETLDTDACIGCGGCANVCPTDAIEMKALATPVSLTDDWVKTEIPEIDSLKCIVCYYCHDFCPVYALFGLKGTIHPNSVGEQHIEVSDLIDKPIKISEDKLKVISKYLSDKTIVKNKKE
- a CDS encoding NADH-quinone oxidoreductase subunit B family protein is translated as MGIKSFARKRAIHLMLVYTGGCNGCDIEIVNSVLSPKFDAEQYKVFLTWNPREADVLVVTGPVTTLNRKPLEAIYEAIPDPKIVIAAGGCALMGGVYKNIHGDIPSEEIEGPVDNIIPVDAKVPGCAVRPQDVLSGLVSVLPKLLEQD
- a CDS encoding nickel-dependent hydrogenase large subunit; amino-acid sequence: MEEKIPNSKVIETEIPLGTVHPAALEPYRVRLFVEDEIVREAEITIGVNHRGVERIMEGLPVEKANALTEKICGICSNAHIWNSCRTGEIGIGIEVPERAQYIRVLMGELERLHSHFLYLAHGCEVLSHETFSMRVFYLRETVMELLNMIGGNRVQYGCSVLGGVRPRCDLDDNRIRRVIEGMDAIEAGLTDFVKRFTSDNIIMSRITGIGVLPQKQALKLAVTGPSLRATGVPNDLRTRMIEYEPFDFNVITQPDGDVKSNLIMRALESFESIKIIRQVIEGLPEGKVVNHDWDMIDTDIIDSYIEVPRGTLYHSYALEKGKVRHSVIRTPSMANIGAMQYACIGDQITDAQLCIVQCDPCFTCTDRAIEIIRR
- a CDS encoding respiratory chain complex I subunit 1 family protein, with amino-acid sequence MTIETILFAIIAVIITVLVCFVVSTFLPGVERKYVHARIQQRIGPPVTSPGIMAPIKFAFKENVKISSPVPGLYKALPIVCFIVILVILIAITPQAFYIPALSSLIAIIGLLKVEEICYVLMGALSKSVMSVRMPFPDVVKGAVNPDVTRSFIEDLSAKRSLRMITYGSFPLYLALFGPVAQSGTIFISGIVAYQQAHGPYLFTISGMIAAVVFFIGYMVVLNEYPFSFIKAKSDVIEGPYMEYAAKYRGIVYISRGFLMFVLAALFSVLFIGIPTTILSWSIILNIIVALIFVLAMGIFSAFSPVFTNRQLLPVSIATSLLGVLAIALGVL